A genome region from Bacteroides stercoris ATCC 43183 includes the following:
- a CDS encoding MATE family efflux transporter, with translation MNPIDRQILQIALPSIVSNITVPLLGLIDVAIVGHLGSPAYIGAIAVGGMLFNIIYWIFGFLRMGTSGMTSQAYGKRDLPEIVRLLIRSVGIGLAVALCLILLQVPIRQAAFQIIHPTEEVREMATLYFHICIWGAPAMLGLYGLSGWYIGMQNSRIPMYIAITQNIVNIMASLSLVCFFGMKVEGVALGTLIAQYAGFLMGLVLWMNRYGKLKKYIVWKGVLQKEAMIRFFQVNRDIFLRTLCLVAVTLFFTSAGASQGEIILAVNTLLMQLFTLFSYVMDGFAYAGEALSGRYIGARNRKAFTDTVRHLFIWGAGLTVLFTLVYASGGNAFLALLTDDRNVITAADTYFYWALAIPAAGIAAFIWDGIFIGATATRGMLLSMAASAVSFFAVYYGFHTVLGNHALWLAFLVYLSMRGAMQTLLSRKVMEKSFH, from the coding sequence GCCTATATCGGCGCCATTGCAGTAGGCGGCATGCTGTTCAATATCATTTATTGGATATTCGGCTTTCTGCGTATGGGAACCAGCGGCATGACATCACAGGCTTACGGCAAGCGGGACCTGCCGGAAATTGTCCGCCTGCTGATACGTTCGGTGGGGATAGGACTTGCCGTGGCATTATGCCTTATCCTGCTGCAAGTTCCTATCAGGCAAGCGGCTTTCCAGATTATCCACCCCACGGAAGAAGTCAGGGAAATGGCAACACTCTACTTTCATATCTGCATATGGGGCGCTCCCGCCATGCTGGGGCTATACGGACTCTCCGGGTGGTACATCGGTATGCAGAACTCCCGCATTCCCATGTACATAGCCATTACGCAGAACATTGTCAACATCATGGCAAGCCTCAGCCTTGTCTGTTTCTTCGGGATGAAAGTGGAAGGCGTAGCCTTGGGAACACTGATTGCCCAATATGCGGGTTTTCTTATGGGGCTGGTACTGTGGATGAACCGCTACGGCAAACTGAAGAAGTATATCGTTTGGAAAGGAGTGCTTCAAAAAGAGGCAATGATACGCTTTTTCCAAGTGAACCGCGACATTTTCCTGCGGACATTATGTCTGGTAGCCGTTACGTTATTCTTTACCTCGGCAGGAGCCTCGCAAGGTGAAATTATCCTGGCGGTAAACACGTTGCTGATGCAACTCTTCACCCTTTTCTCTTACGTGATGGACGGTTTCGCCTATGCGGGAGAAGCCCTGAGCGGACGATACATAGGTGCCCGCAACCGGAAAGCATTTACCGATACCGTCCGGCATCTGTTTATATGGGGCGCCGGGCTGACCGTACTGTTCACGCTGGTCTATGCCTCGGGAGGCAATGCTTTTCTGGCACTGCTGACCGATGACCGGAACGTAATAACCGCCGCCGACACTTACTTCTATTGGGCGCTTGCCATACCCGCTGCCGGAATTGCCGCCTTTATCTGGGACGGCATCTTTATCGGCGCAACGGCAACGCGCGGCATGCTTCTCTCCATGGCAGCCTCAGCCGTCAGCTTCTTTGCGGTGTACTACGGATTCCACACGGTTTTAGGCAACCATGCCCTGTGGCTTGCTTTTCTTGTTTACCTGTCCATGCGGGGCGCTATGCAGACATTGCTCAGCCGGAAGGTTATGGAAAAAAGCTTTCACTAA
- the frr gene encoding ribosome recycling factor: protein MKDVKDILDEAQEKMDMAVMYLEESLAHIRAGKADVRLLDGIRVDSYGSMVPINNVAAVTTPDARSIAIKPWDKSMFRIIEKAIIDSDLGIMPENNGEIIRIGIPPLTEERRKQLAKQCKNESETAKVSVRNARRDAIDAFKKSVKEGLAEDAQKGGEEKLQKIHDKYIKQIDDMLAAKDKEIMTV from the coding sequence ATGAAAGACGTAAAAGACATCTTAGACGAAGCACAAGAGAAAATGGATATGGCCGTAATGTATCTGGAAGAATCATTGGCCCACATCCGTGCCGGAAAAGCCGATGTTCGTTTGCTGGACGGAATCCGTGTCGATTCTTACGGAAGCATGGTTCCCATCAACAACGTAGCAGCCGTAACCACTCCGGATGCCCGCAGTATCGCCATCAAGCCGTGGGACAAGAGCATGTTCCGCATCATTGAAAAGGCAATCATCGACTCCGACCTCGGCATCATGCCCGAAAACAACGGCGAAATTATCCGCATCGGCATTCCCCCGTTGACGGAAGAGCGCCGTAAACAACTTGCCAAACAGTGTAAGAACGAAAGCGAAACCGCCAAAGTGAGTGTACGTAACGCACGCCGCGATGCCATCGACGCCTTTAAGAAATCAGTGAAAGAAGGATTGGCGGAAGACGCCCAAAAAGGCGGTGAAGAGAAGCTGCAAAAGATTCACGACAAGTATATCAAGCAGATTGACGATATGCTGGCAGCAAAGGATAAAGAGATTATGACAGTATAA
- the rsgA gene encoding ribosome small subunit-dependent GTPase A — translation MRGLVIKNTGSWYLVKTDEGTYVECKIKGNFRLKGIRSTNPVAVGDHVQIILNQEGTAFINEIEDRKNYIIRRSSNLSKQSHILAANLDQCMLVVTVNYPETSTTFIDRFLASAEAYRVPVNIIFNKADAYNEDELRYLNGLINLYTTIGYPCFKISAKTGEGVDTIKEKLKGKITLFSGHSGVGKSTLINAILPELDIKTGAISAYHNKGMHTTTFSEMFPVPGDGYIIDTPGIKGFGTFDMEEEEIGHYFPEIFKASADCRYNNCTHRHEPGCAVREAVEQHYISESRYASYLNMLEDKEEGKYRAAY, via the coding sequence TTGAGGGGACTGGTAATTAAAAATACAGGAAGTTGGTATCTGGTAAAGACCGACGAGGGAACATACGTTGAATGCAAAATTAAAGGCAACTTCCGCCTGAAAGGTATCCGTAGCACCAATCCGGTGGCAGTAGGCGACCATGTGCAAATCATATTGAATCAGGAAGGAACAGCGTTCATCAACGAAATTGAAGACCGGAAGAACTATATTATCCGGCGTTCGTCCAACCTGTCCAAACAGTCTCACATCCTTGCCGCCAACCTTGACCAGTGTATGCTGGTGGTAACGGTGAATTATCCGGAAACCTCCACTACATTCATCGATCGTTTTCTGGCATCGGCCGAGGCATACCGCGTACCCGTCAATATCATCTTCAATAAAGCAGACGCTTACAACGAAGACGAGCTTCGCTACCTGAACGGACTTATCAATCTTTATACTACCATCGGTTACCCTTGTTTCAAGATATCCGCCAAAACCGGTGAGGGAGTCGACACTATAAAAGAAAAACTCAAAGGGAAAATAACGCTCTTCTCCGGACATTCCGGAGTAGGTAAATCCACCCTTATCAATGCCATCCTTCCGGAACTGGATATCAAAACCGGCGCAATCTCCGCCTATCACAACAAAGGCATGCACACCACTACTTTTTCCGAGATGTTTCCCGTGCCGGGTGACGGCTACATTATCGACACACCGGGCATCAAAGGCTTTGGAACATTCGACATGGAGGAAGAAGAAATAGGGCATTACTTTCCGGAAATATTCAAGGCTTCCGCCGACTGCCGCTATAACAACTGTACCCACCGCCACGAACCGGGCTGCGCCGTGCGCGAAGCGGTAGAGCAACATTACATCAGCGAATCCCGCTACGCCTCTTACCTGAACATGCTGGAAGATAAGGAAGAGGGCAAATACAGGGCAGCATACTAA
- a CDS encoding heavy metal translocating P-type ATPase, which produces MTNKSIVQETFPVMGMSCASCSARVEKTLNRQPGVRKATVNYASATATVEYDSQNCSPEALQQAVQNAGYDLLIKQDENTPDKVEQAHDKKYRALKFRATWAIVLSVPVMVIGMFFMDMLYANLIMWLFSTPVVFWLGRSFFTSAWKQLKHGTANMDTLVANSTGIAYLFSLFNMLFPEFWLERGIHPHVYFEAASVIIAFILLGRLLEEKAKGNTSSAIRKLMGLQPKTVTVITGPSSEKVVPIEQIRPGDIILVKPGERIAVDGIVTEGSSYVDESMLSGEPVAVAKQKNAKVFAGTINQKGSFRFSAEKVGTDTLLAKIIHMVQDAQGSKAPVQQLADKIAGIFVPVIIGIAVLSFIAWMLLDGQNGFTHGLLALVTVLIIACPCALGLATPTAIMVGIGKGAERGILIKDAESLETAKKIDTVVLDKTGTVTEGKPVVGDLIWATQTAAHENIFYSLEKLSEHPLAEAVVRHLQNARDVSIDNFESITGKGVKGESDGKTYYAGNRKLLEENRITVSRSLSDEAARLAADAQTVIWFADSENALAIAGITDQIKQSSIQAVSELQAAGIEVYMLTGDNEATAREIARKAGILHYRAGVLPQDKAAFIGSLQKNGRKVAMAGDGINDSAALAQADLSIAMGGGSDIAMDVAKMTIISSDLTKIPEALKLSRLTVRTIRQNLFWAFIYNIIGVPVAAGVLYPVNGFLLNPMIAGAAMAFSSVSVVTNSLRLKRKKIETAESPAATPAGQPENKVEPSTENVMKKEFKVEGMMCNHCRMHVEKALNSMEGVHATVTLNPPVAVVEFSEGEKTLDELQAVVTAQAGDYTLKE; this is translated from the coding sequence ATGACAAACAAAAGCATCGTTCAAGAAACCTTTCCCGTAATGGGAATGAGTTGCGCCTCATGCTCCGCAAGAGTGGAAAAGACGCTGAACCGCCAGCCCGGCGTCCGAAAAGCAACCGTAAATTATGCTTCGGCAACGGCAACTGTGGAATATGACTCCCAAAATTGCTCTCCCGAAGCCCTGCAGCAGGCCGTGCAGAATGCCGGATACGACTTGCTGATTAAACAGGATGAGAATACACCGGATAAAGTGGAGCAGGCGCACGACAAAAAATATCGCGCGCTGAAATTCCGCGCCACATGGGCCATCGTCTTGTCCGTGCCCGTTATGGTTATCGGCATGTTCTTTATGGATATGCTGTACGCCAATCTTATTATGTGGCTGTTCTCTACTCCCGTCGTATTCTGGTTGGGAAGAAGTTTCTTTACCAGCGCATGGAAACAACTGAAACACGGCACCGCCAATATGGATACGCTGGTAGCCAACAGCACCGGAATCGCCTACCTGTTCAGCCTGTTCAACATGCTGTTCCCTGAATTTTGGCTGGAAAGGGGCATCCATCCGCACGTCTACTTCGAGGCTGCAAGCGTCATTATCGCCTTTATCCTGTTAGGGCGGTTGCTGGAGGAAAAGGCTAAGGGAAATACCTCTTCCGCCATAAGGAAGCTCATGGGTCTGCAACCCAAAACGGTAACCGTTATCACCGGTCCCTCATCTGAGAAGGTTGTTCCGATTGAACAGATTCGTCCGGGAGACATTATTTTAGTGAAACCGGGAGAGCGGATTGCCGTGGACGGCATCGTTACGGAAGGCAGTTCGTACGTGGACGAAAGCATGCTGAGCGGTGAACCGGTAGCAGTAGCCAAGCAAAAGAACGCCAAAGTCTTTGCCGGCACTATCAACCAAAAAGGGAGTTTCCGGTTCAGCGCGGAGAAAGTAGGGACGGATACGCTGCTCGCTAAAATCATCCACATGGTGCAGGATGCGCAAGGCAGCAAAGCCCCCGTCCAGCAATTGGCAGACAAGATTGCGGGCATCTTCGTGCCGGTTATTATCGGCATTGCCGTACTGTCCTTCATCGCATGGATGTTGCTGGATGGGCAGAACGGTTTTACACACGGATTGCTGGCGCTGGTTACGGTACTTATCATCGCCTGCCCGTGTGCCCTGGGACTTGCCACACCCACCGCCATCATGGTAGGCATCGGCAAAGGTGCGGAACGGGGCATTCTGATAAAAGACGCCGAAAGCCTGGAAACCGCCAAAAAGATTGATACGGTGGTACTGGACAAGACCGGAACCGTGACCGAAGGAAAGCCGGTAGTCGGCGATTTGATTTGGGCAACGCAGACGGCAGCGCATGAAAACATTTTCTACAGTCTGGAAAAGTTATCGGAACATCCGCTTGCCGAAGCCGTAGTCCGCCATTTACAGAATGCCCGGGACGTAAGTATAGACAACTTTGAAAGTATTACCGGCAAAGGTGTGAAAGGCGAGTCGGACGGAAAGACCTATTATGCCGGCAACCGGAAACTGCTGGAAGAAAACCGGATTACCGTCAGCCGGTCGCTAAGCGATGAAGCCGCCCGCCTGGCAGCGGATGCACAGACCGTCATCTGGTTTGCCGACAGCGAAAACGCACTTGCCATAGCCGGGATTACAGACCAAATAAAACAAAGCTCCATACAAGCCGTCAGCGAATTGCAAGCCGCCGGCATCGAAGTCTATATGCTGACGGGCGACAACGAAGCCACTGCCCGGGAGATTGCACGCAAAGCCGGCATCCTCCATTATCGGGCGGGGGTGCTGCCGCAGGATAAGGCCGCCTTTATCGGCAGCCTGCAGAAAAACGGCAGGAAAGTGGCAATGGCAGGCGACGGCATCAACGACAGTGCAGCCCTGGCGCAAGCCGATTTAAGCATTGCCATGGGCGGTGGCAGCGACATCGCCATGGATGTGGCCAAGATGACCATCATTTCTTCCGACCTTACAAAGATACCGGAAGCGTTGAAACTCTCCCGACTGACTGTGCGCACCATCCGTCAGAATCTGTTTTGGGCGTTCATTTACAATATAATAGGTGTACCCGTTGCAGCCGGCGTACTCTACCCCGTCAACGGCTTCCTGCTGAATCCAATGATAGCCGGTGCAGCCATGGCATTCAGCAGTGTCAGCGTAGTAACCAACAGTCTGCGGCTGAAAAGGAAAAAGATAGAGACTGCGGAAAGCCCTGCCGCCACCCCGGCAGGACAACCGGAAAATAAAGTAGAACCATCAACTGAAAACGTCATGAAAAAAGAATTTAAAGTGGAAGGCATGATGTGCAACCATTGCCGCATGCATGTGGAAAAAGCCTTGAACAGTATGGAAGGCGTACATGCCACCGTAACCCTCAACCCGCCAGTAGCGGTCGTGGAGTTTTCGGAAGGCGAAAAGACACTCGACGAGTTACAGGCAGTGGTCACCGCCCAAGCCGGCGACTACACGTTGAAAGAATAA
- the pyrH gene encoding UMP kinase gives MATYKRILLKLSGESLMGEKQYGIDEKRLAEYAAQIKEIHEMGIQIGIVIGGGNIFRGLSGANKGFDRVKGDQMGMLATVINSLALSSALVAAGVKARVLTAVRMEPIGEFYNKWKAIECMEAGEVVIMSAGTGNPFFTTDTGSSLRGIEIEADVMLKGTRVDGIYTADPEKDPTATKFHDITYDEVLKRGLKVMDLTATCMCKENNLPIIVFDMDTVGNLKKVMQGEEIGTLVHN, from the coding sequence ATGGCAACATACAAAAGAATCTTACTGAAACTCAGCGGCGAGAGCCTGATGGGAGAAAAGCAATACGGCATCGACGAGAAACGCCTTGCCGAATATGCGGCACAAATTAAGGAAATACACGAGATGGGCATACAAATCGGCATCGTTATCGGCGGCGGCAACATCTTCCGCGGACTGAGCGGCGCCAACAAAGGTTTCGACCGCGTCAAAGGCGACCAGATGGGTATGCTGGCAACCGTTATCAACAGCCTTGCACTGAGCTCGGCACTGGTAGCGGCAGGCGTAAAGGCACGTGTACTGACCGCCGTCCGCATGGAGCCTATCGGCGAATTCTACAATAAATGGAAAGCCATCGAGTGTATGGAAGCAGGTGAAGTGGTTATCATGTCTGCCGGAACGGGCAACCCGTTCTTCACGACCGATACCGGCTCCAGCCTCCGCGGCATCGAAATAGAAGCGGACGTCATGCTGAAAGGCACACGCGTTGACGGCATCTACACCGCCGACCCGGAGAAAGACCCTACGGCAACGAAATTCCACGACATCACTTACGACGAAGTGCTGAAACGCGGCCTGAAAGTCATGGACTTGACGGCTACCTGCATGTGCAAGGAAAACAACCTGCCCATCATCGTCTTCGACATGGACACCGTAGGTAATCTGAAGAAAGTGATGCAGGGCGAAGAAATAGGGACGCTGGTACATAACTGA
- a CDS encoding helix-turn-helix domain-containing protein, which produces MPDITPNPENTLHIKNMVCNRCIMVVKSQLEQLGLHPLSVELGIAVLPDAVSDETYQRVKASLETFGFELIDDKKSQTVEQIKDAIIELVHYDDNGLKTNQSDYLASKLHRDYSALSKLFSETTNTTIEKYLIAQKIERAKELLMYGELSLNEIADMLNYSSVSYLSAQFKHVTGMTPSHFKKIKGNKRKPLDEI; this is translated from the coding sequence ATGCCCGATATTACACCCAATCCCGAAAACACACTGCACATCAAGAACATGGTCTGCAACCGTTGCATCATGGTGGTGAAAAGCCAGCTTGAGCAACTGGGGCTGCACCCGCTTTCGGTAGAACTGGGCATCGCCGTCCTGCCCGACGCAGTCAGCGACGAAACGTATCAGCGTGTAAAAGCCTCGCTTGAAACATTCGGATTCGAACTGATTGACGACAAGAAATCACAGACTGTAGAGCAGATAAAAGATGCTATCATCGAATTGGTACATTACGATGACAACGGACTGAAAACCAATCAGTCCGATTACCTGGCATCCAAGCTGCACCGGGACTACAGCGCATTAAGCAAGCTTTTCTCGGAAACAACCAACACCACTATCGAAAAATACCTCATCGCACAGAAGATAGAGCGTGCCAAAGAACTGCTGATGTACGGGGAGCTATCCCTGAACGAAATAGCCGATATGCTGAACTATTCGAGTGTCTCCTACCTCAGCGCCCAATTCAAGCATGTAACCGGAATGACTCCCAGTCACTTCAAGAAAATAAAGGGGAACAAACGCAAGCCGCTTGACGAAATATAA
- a CDS encoding efflux RND transporter periplasmic adaptor subunit — MNKKVKWGIIIFIGAGLIGGGIYSQLPKTNEELAAADKVMTGKRGGKKVLNVNARIIKPQLLKDEIQISGSLLPDEEVDLSFETSGKIIEINFEEGSFVKKGQLLAKVNDRPLQAQLQRLVSQLKLAEDRVFRQNALLERDAVSKEAYEQVKTELATLNADIDLIESNIAQTELRAPFDGVIGLRQVSVGTYASPSTIVAKLTKLSPLKVEFAVPERYANDVKTGAGLDFTLEGKLNTFHATVYARESKIDPTTHTLTIRALYPNANSAVLPGRYASIKLNKDEIQNALAVPSEAIVPEMGKDKIFLYKSGKAQPVEITTGIRTEAEVQVLQGLNIGDTIITSGTLQLRTGLPVTLDNIN; from the coding sequence ATGAATAAAAAAGTGAAATGGGGCATCATCATATTCATTGGTGCCGGACTGATAGGCGGAGGCATTTATTCCCAGCTTCCCAAGACAAATGAAGAATTGGCAGCTGCCGACAAGGTAATGACCGGTAAACGTGGCGGCAAAAAGGTGCTGAACGTAAATGCCCGAATAATCAAACCGCAACTGCTGAAAGACGAAATACAAATCAGCGGCAGCCTGCTGCCTGATGAGGAAGTAGACCTTTCATTCGAGACATCCGGCAAGATTATCGAAATAAACTTTGAAGAAGGCAGCTTCGTGAAGAAAGGGCAATTGCTCGCCAAAGTAAACGACCGCCCTCTTCAGGCGCAATTACAAAGGCTGGTATCACAGTTGAAACTGGCGGAAGACCGCGTGTTCCGTCAAAATGCGTTGCTGGAAAGAGATGCCGTCAGTAAGGAAGCATACGAACAGGTAAAGACCGAACTGGCAACCCTGAATGCCGACATCGACCTGATAGAGTCCAACATTGCACAAACCGAACTTCGCGCTCCTTTTGACGGAGTGATCGGTCTGCGGCAGGTCAGTGTCGGGACATACGCGTCTCCCTCCACCATTGTAGCCAAGCTCACCAAACTTTCTCCGCTGAAAGTAGAGTTTGCAGTACCCGAACGCTATGCCAATGACGTAAAGACAGGTGCGGGACTGGACTTCACGCTCGAAGGCAAACTAAACACTTTCCATGCCACCGTCTATGCACGCGAATCAAAGATAGACCCCACGACCCATACACTGACTATCCGTGCGCTCTATCCCAATGCCAACAGCGCCGTACTGCCGGGCCGTTATGCCAGTATCAAGCTGAATAAGGACGAAATACAAAACGCACTTGCCGTACCCTCCGAGGCCATCGTTCCGGAAATGGGCAAGGATAAGATTTTCCTTTATAAATCAGGAAAAGCACAACCGGTAGAGATTACTACCGGCATTCGGACGGAAGCCGAAGTGCAAGTATTGCAAGGCCTGAACATAGGCGATACAATCATTACTTCGGGAACCTTGCAGCTCCGCACAGGACTGCCCGTGACATTGGACAACATTAACTGA